A region of the Arsenicicoccus dermatophilus genome:
GACGTCTACGAGCTGCGCGAGGACGGGACCCTGCACCTGCTCGTCGACAAGGCCCCGGTCATCTCCCTGGACGGCCACTTCACGAAGATCGCGGACTTTGAGCAGCGCGTGCCGGGCGACGTGCCCTCGCTGCGCGAGGCGACCCGGCTGGCGGTGGCCGGCGACTGGACCTTCGGCGACCGGGTGGTCGTCAAGGGCGAGGTGTCCCTGGCCGACGAGGGCGAGCCGCGCCGGGTCGAGGACGGGACCGTCCTGCAGGGCTGAGACCCCGACGACGACCGAGGCGTATGCCGGGGAGCAGCTCCCCGGCATACGCCTCGGTCCGTCGCCCTGCTCCGCGGGCGCCGCCCGCCCCCACCCGGTCCTGAGCACGCTCGAGCACCTGCCAGAATGGATCCCATGCCCACGCCCAACGCGACCCGACCCCGCACCCTGTCCGGCATGCAGCCGACGTCCGACTCGCTGCACCTCGGCAACTACCTCGGGGCGCTGGTCAACTGGGTGGGCCTGCAGGAGGACTTCGACGCGTTCTACTTCGTCGCGGACCTGCACTCCCTCACCGTCGCGACCGACCCCGAGGTCATCCGGCGCCGCACCCGCGTGACCGCGGCGCAGTACCTCGCGGCGGGCGTGGACCCGACCCGGTCGACGCTGTTCGTCCAGAGCCACGTGCCCGAGCACACCGAGCTCAGCTGGATCCTGGCCTGCCAGACCGGCTTCGGCGAGGCCGGGCGGATGACGCAGTTCAAGGACAAGACCGCCAAGGGGCACTCGGCCAACGTCGGCCTGTTCACCTACCCGATCCTGATGGCCGCCGACATCCTGCTCTACGACGCGGCCCGGGTGCCGGTCGGCGAGGACCAGCGCCAGCACCTGGAGATCACCCGCGACCTGGCGACGCGCTTCAACCAACGCTTCGGCGACACGCTGGTGGTGCCCGAGGCCCACATCGTCAAGGAGGGGGCCAAGATCCAGGACCTGCAGGACCCCACCGCCAAGATGAGCAAGTCCGCCGCGACGGACAAGGGCCTGATCAACCTCCTCGACGAGCCCGCCCGCAGCGCCAAGAAGATCCGCTCGGCCGTCACCGACGCCGAGGCCGTGGTGCGGTACGACCCGGAGCACAAGGCCGGCGTCTCCAACCTGTTGACGATCCACTCGGTCCTGTCCGGGACGCCCGTCCCCGAGCTCGAGGCGCACTTCGAGGGGAAGATGTACGGCGACCTCAAGAAGGAGACCGCCGAGGTGCTCGTGGAGTGGGTGACGCCGCTGCGCGCGCGCACCCTGGAGCTCATGGACGACCCCGCCGAGCTGGACCGGATCCTGGCCGCGGGTGCAGCGCGCGCCCGAGAGGTCGCATCTGCCACCATTGGTCGTGTCTACGACGCCGTGGGCCTGCTGCGTCCGGCGTCCCGCGCCTGATCGAGGAGCTGTCCGGATGCCCGTCATCGGAGTCTCCGTCGCCGTGCCCGAGCCGTGGGGAGGCGAGCTGCAGCGCGCCCGGCTGTCCTACGGCGACCAGCAGGCCGTCGGCATCCCCACGCACGTCACCGTGCTCCCGCCCACGCAGATCAGCGACCAGGTCATGGACGAGGTCCACGGTCACCTGCGCCAGGCCGCGGCCCGGGTCGAGCCCTTCCGCCTGGACCTGCGGGGGACCGGCACCTTCCTGCCGGTCTCGCCGGTGGTCTTCGTGCAGGTGGCGCGCGGCGTGCCCGCGTGCGAGCAGCTGGAGCGCGAGGTCCGTCGCGGGCTGCTGGAGCGCCCGCTCTCGTTCACGTACCACCCCCACGTGACCGTGGCCCACAACATCCCGGAGGAGGCTCTCGAGCGCGCCTACCGGGAGCTCGCGGGCTACTACTGCGGCTTCGTGGTGGAGGAGATCCACCTGCACGTGCAGGGCGCGGACGAGGTCTGGCGCCCGCTGGAGCGCTATCGCCTGGGCGGCGCCACCGTCCGAGAATGATGGAGAGTGCCGGTCGGCAAGCGTGAGTCGTGAGGGCGCGCTTGGTGGCGGAGAAGATCTCCGGTGCCGGGCCGGTGATCGGATCCAT
Encoded here:
- the trpS gene encoding tryptophan--tRNA ligase is translated as MPTPNATRPRTLSGMQPTSDSLHLGNYLGALVNWVGLQEDFDAFYFVADLHSLTVATDPEVIRRRTRVTAAQYLAAGVDPTRSTLFVQSHVPEHTELSWILACQTGFGEAGRMTQFKDKTAKGHSANVGLFTYPILMAADILLYDAARVPVGEDQRQHLEITRDLATRFNQRFGDTLVVPEAHIVKEGAKIQDLQDPTAKMSKSAATDKGLINLLDEPARSAKKIRSAVTDAEAVVRYDPEHKAGVSNLLTIHSVLSGTPVPELEAHFEGKMYGDLKKETAEVLVEWVTPLRARTLELMDDPAELDRILAAGAARAREVASATIGRVYDAVGLLRPASRA
- a CDS encoding 2'-5' RNA ligase family protein — its product is MPVIGVSVAVPEPWGGELQRARLSYGDQQAVGIPTHVTVLPPTQISDQVMDEVHGHLRQAAARVEPFRLDLRGTGTFLPVSPVVFVQVARGVPACEQLEREVRRGLLERPLSFTYHPHVTVAHNIPEEALERAYRELAGYYCGFVVEEIHLHVQGADEVWRPLERYRLGGATVRE